Below is a genomic region from Drosophila albomicans strain 15112-1751.03 chromosome 2R, ASM965048v2, whole genome shotgun sequence.
TATTCATTGATGTATTAAAAGAATCTGTTGCGGGTTTCTCGAAAATCAAGAGCTTCAAGGCTGCTGGAGGATCGGCAGCAGGCGAAAACTATGCAACTATCATGCTGAGAGTGAATATTGAAGTGGAACTAATAGGTAATTTATGACGTTAACtggcattaaaaaatattctaatacTCAATCTACTTACTAGATGGCAAAGAAAAATCCGTTTCTTACATGCTGAAACTCCCTCATCAGTCGGAAATGTTCCAAGCGATGATGaaaatcaacaatatttttgaagcAGAGCGTGCTGCATATAATACAATTGTTCCAGAGATGGAGCAATTGTATCGTGATGCTGGCGTAGAAGTGAAATTCGGTGCAAAATCATACGACCTGAAAGATGCTAAGACTGATTATGTCCTTCTCGAGGATCTTGCTCCTCAGGGGTTCAAGAACATGAATCGTCTAGAAGGCTTGGACCAGGCACATACAGAATCAGCTCTACGGAAGTTGTCCCAATGGCATGCTGCTTCCGTTGCACGTGTTGCCCAAATAGGATCATACCCTGAAAAATATAACACTGGATTTTTTACAGAACAAAATCGCCCCATTGTAACGGAAATAAATGCCAGTATGGCAAAAGGCTTCCTGGAGAGCTTTGCAACATACGAGGACAACGAAGAATATTTAAACATCGTGGTAAGTTACTAAGTCGTTATCcaaatattaacaattttaataatttgggTTTCTTTTATTCAGAAATCATTACAACCTAAGTTAACTGATATATACTACAAGCTGGCTGAACCAGATACCAGTGGACTGAATGTATTAAATCATGGCGACTTTTGGAGTAACAATATGATGTTTTCCCATGATTCGTCTGGTAAAATTAAGGAAACCTATCTGGTAGATTTCCAGATGCCTAAGTATGGAAGTGTAGCTCACgatcttttgtattttctgaTTTCCTCAACTAAGTTTGAGGATAAGTTGactaaatttgattattatatcaaattttatCACGAGAATCTTGTGGAAAGTCTGAAAATTCTCAAGTATTCAAAACCGCTGCCAACACTACGTGAAATTCACATCGCACTTATCAAAAATGGATTCTGGggtaatttgaatatttaatattaattgtttacaagtttacttatattttctgttttacttttagGTTATTTTACAGCAACAGGTGTTATGGGTGCAGTTCTTGTCGATCCCACAGAAAATGCAAGTTTGGATAACTTCCTTGGTGACACCGAGGAGGGTGTAAACTTTAAATCATTGCTCTATTCTAATCCTCGTTACCGGAAgcatatgaaaattattttgccTTGGCTATTAAATCGTGGTGTTTTCGAGGAATGTTAAATTGAacatcgattttttttttctttaaggtaaataaatttttatttttattactttctGCGAATTCAGCAGTCAACATGAATTACTAcaaaatgttctttttttcttaatatcGGCATATCAAACATAgctctttcttctttttgacAAACGTTTGAAAGTTAGAAGATATTGTATGCTAATAAGATAACTATTTTCAAATGAAGCAATCCGACCGAAAGTGTTAGACGCaattggaaatatttaaaaatcccTTTATTTTACCCAgcttgttattattttgtttgtcattttttttaaatttcttttaaaactACCATGAAAGAGTATCCAAAGAAGactattagtattttttttaatttaatatcagTAATAGTATTCTGCGAATAACTTATTCGTTTATCAGTTGAAAAGCTTGCCAAGCTTCGATATTTCACAACTTAAAGAGAAACCCCATCAGAGCTTTTGAATGCTCTTTAGATATGTTTGAAGGCCCCCTAACTGAGtattaataaatgtgtaaaCTCAAAACAACTATTAGAATCGTGTGGACAATCATAGGAATATCATCTGTTATTACGGcgtaaataattgaatattccattaaaataacatatttaaaatggcGACTGAAGCATCTGATAGCAAAGTGCCAGATTGGGTGCAGGCTGAAATCTTCACTGATGTATTAAAAGAATCTGTTGATGGCTTCTCGAAAATTAAAAGCTTCAAAGCTGCTGGCGGATCAGCAGCAGGTGAAAACTATGCAACTATCATGTTGCGAGTGAATATTGAAGTGGAACTAAAAggtaattaataataattacattcGTTTTCTTATcactatatatgtaatttgtt
It encodes:
- the LOC117576559 gene encoding uncharacterized protein LOC117576559 isoform X2, whose amino-acid sequence is MATQAPVSQVPDWVKAEIFIDVLKESVAGFSKIKSFKAAGGSAAGENYATIMLRVNIEVELIDGKEKSVSYMLKLPHQSEMFQAMMKINNIFEAERAAYNTIVPEMEQLYRDAGVEVKFGAKSYDLKDAKTDYVLLEDLAPQGFKNMNRLEGLDQAHTESALRKLSQWHAASVARVAQIGSYPEKYNTGFFTEQNRPIVTEINASMAKGFLESFATYEDNEEYLNIKSLQPKLTDIYYKLAEPDTSGLNVLNHGDFWSNNMMFSHDSSGKIKETYLVDFQMPKYGSVAHDLLYFLISSTKFEDKLTKFDYYIKFYHENLVESLKILKYSKPLPTLREIHIALIKNGFWGYFTATGVMGAVLVDPTENASLDNFLGDTEEGVNFKSLLYSNPRYRKHMKIILPWLLNRGVFEEC
- the LOC117576559 gene encoding uncharacterized protein LOC117576559 isoform X1, with the protein product MATQAPVSQVPDWVKAEIFIDVLKESVAGFSKIKSFKAAGGSAAGENYATIMLRVNIEVELIDGKEKSVSYMLKLPHQSEMFQAMMKINNIFEAERAAYNTIVPEMEQLYRDAGVEVKFGAKSYDLKDAKTDYVLLEDLAPQGFKNMNRLEGLDQAHTESALRKLSQWHAASVARVAQIGSYPEKYNTGFFTEQNRPIVTEINASMAKGFLESFATYEDNEEYLNIVKSLQPKLTDIYYKLAEPDTSGLNVLNHGDFWSNNMMFSHDSSGKIKETYLVDFQMPKYGSVAHDLLYFLISSTKFEDKLTKFDYYIKFYHENLVESLKILKYSKPLPTLREIHIALIKNGFWGYFTATGVMGAVLVDPTENASLDNFLGDTEEGVNFKSLLYSNPRYRKHMKIILPWLLNRGVFEEC